GGGACGGGGCTCGGCCTGTCGGTCTCGAAGACGATCGTCGACGGCGCAGGCGGAGAGATCCAGGTCGAGAGCGAGGCGGGGAAGGGGACGACGTTCCTCGTCGTCCTGCCGCCCGCGAGGAAGGAGGGGGAACCGGGAAATGGCTGACCGCATCCTGGTGGTGGACGACGAATCGTCCTTGAGGGACGCCGTGGGGCGGATCCTGGCGGCGGAAGGGTACGAGGTCCGGGAAGCCGGCGATGGGCGCGAGGCGATTCGTCTCCTCGAGGCGGAACGGTTCGACTTCATACTGTGCGACCTGCGGATGCCCGTCATGGGCGGGCTCGACCTGCTCCGGGAGATCACGGCGAAGGGGATCCCCGGGACGGTGATCATGATGTCCGCCTTCGGGACGGTCGAAACGGCGGTCGAGGCGATGAAGCTGGGCGCCTATGACTACGTCTCCAAACCGTTCATGAGCGACGAGATCCTGCTCACCTTGAGAAAGGCGTCCGAGCGGGAGCGGTTGCGGACGGAGAACGAGTTCCTCCGGCGCGAGATCGAGAAGGCAGCCCGCCCGGAGGAGATGCTCTACTCGGACGCGGCGATGGAGGAGATGGTCCGGACCGCGGAGAAGGTCAAGGATTACGACGCCACGGTCCTGGTCACGGGGGAGAGCGGAACAGGGAAGGAGCTCGTCGCGAGGCACCTCCATTTCGGGGGGCGGCGCCGGGGGAAGCCGTTCGTCGCCATCAATTGCGGGGCGATCCCGGAAACGCTTCTGGAGAGCGAGCTGTTCGGCTACCGGAAGGGCGCCTTCACCGAGGCGAAGAAGGACCGGGCCGGGCTGATCGAGGAGGCGGACCACGGGACGCTGTTCCTCGACGAGATCGGGGAGCTCCCTCTCCCGCTGCAGACCAAGCTCCTCCGCTTCCTCCAGGACGGCGAGATCCGCCGCCTCGGGGACACGGATACGCGCCGGGTCGACGTTCGCCTGGTGGTCGCCACCGCGCGCGACCTGGAGGCGGAAGTCGCTGTGGGACGGTTCCGCGAGGACCTGTTCTACCGGGTGAACGTGATCCGCCTGCACGTCCCGCCGCTGCGGGAGAGGCCCGCGGACATCCCGCTGCTCTCCCGCCATTTCCTCGCCCATTATTGCGGAAAGTACGGCAAGGCGGCGATGAGCCTTTCCGCCGAGGCGCTGGCCGCGCTGGGTGGACACGAGTGGAGAGGAAACGTCCGGGAGCTGAAGAACCTGATGGAGCGGTGCTCCCTCCTCGGGGGAGACCGCGAGATATCGCGGGAAGGGCTGATGGCGGTATGGAAAGTCGCCGGCGAAGGAGCGCGCGTCCAGGAGACGGGCCCCGCCCATGCGATCCGGGTCCTCGTCTCTCCGGAGCGTCCAGACCTGAAGGGCGCGGTCCGGGACCTGGAGCGGCAGTTGATCCGGATGGCCCTCGAACGGACGGGAGGGAGCCGGCCCAAGGCGGCGGAGCTGCTGGGGATCAGCCATCCCGCCCTGCTTTACAAGGCGAAAGAGTACGGGCTCCAGGGATGATAATTTAGCATAATTATACGTCAATATATGATAGTTGAAAACATCTTGACAGTTATTATAGGAGGGTTATTATTTTGCTTGAAAACGCAGTGAACCCTGCAGAGAATATGGGTGCCCATAGGGGTGACGACCTTGGGAATCATCGAGAAAGAAAAACCTAAAGTTGAGGCGAACAACGTCCGAAAAATCAGAGAAGGACTACTGATGAGCAAGGCGGAACTGGCCCGGCGGGCCAGGCTTTCCGTTCTGACGATCGACCGGGTGGAAAAAGGGTTGGCGTGCCGCATGGATACGAAGCGAAAGATCATCCTGTCGCTGGGGCTGAAACTGTCCGACCGGGACAAGGTTTTCAAGCCTTAAGGCCGCAGGGGCGCGGGAGGGGCGATGGGCCTGTTCGGCAGCAAGGAAGTCATCGGACTGGACATCGGGTCGAGCTCGGTGAAGATGGCCCACGTGAAGGGAGTCGGAGTCGAGAACCGGCTGCGGAAGTTCGGCGTATTTCCGCTCCCCGCGGACTCGATCGTGGATGGCGCCATCATGGACCACGCCGCCGTCGTCGACGGGATCCAGACCGCCATGCGGGAGCTCAAGGTCCGGGAGAAGGAGGTCGCGATCTCCCTTTCCGGCCATTCCGTCATCATCAAGAAGGTCCAGCTCGCCACCACCACCGCCGAGGAGCTCGAGGAATCGATCCAGTGGGAGGTCGAGCAGTACATCCCCTTCGACATCAAGGACGTAAAGATCGACTTCCAGGTGATCGGCCCGCTGAAGGACGACCCGACGAAGATGGACGTCCTCCTGGTTGCCGCGAAGACCGACCTGATCAACGATTACATCTCCGTGGTGAAGGAGGCGGGGCTCGTTCCCCGGATCGTCGACATCGATTCCCTCGCCGCCGGCAACGCCTTCGAGCTGACCCACCCGGTGTCCGACGAACAGGTCCCGATGGTGGTGAACGTCGGCGCCTCGTTCATGAACATCAACGTCCTCCACGCGGGGGTGCCGCTGTTCACGCGCGACGTCCCGATGGGCGGCGGGATGTACACCTCCGAGATCCAGAAGCAGATCGCCGTGAGCTACGAAACGGCAGAGGAATACAAGATCGGAAGGAAGGATCCGGGCGAGCGCGCCGCCAAGCTCGAGGAGATCATGAAGGTGGTGTCCAACCTGCTCGCGACGGAGGCGCAGCGGTCCTACAACTTCTTCTCCGCGACCTACCCCGACCGGCTCGTCACGCGGGTGTACCTGACGGGCGGGGCCGCGAAATCGACTTTCCTCAAGGAGATCCTCGCCGAGAAGATCGGGGTCGGCGTGGAGATCTTCGATCCGATCCAGGGGCTGGCGGTGGATGAAAAGACCGTCGACCCCGCCGTGGTTTCCCAATTCAACACCTCCGCAACGGTGGCGGTCGGCCTGGCGCTGCGGAACCTGGAGGCTCACGGATGATCCGGGTCAACCTCATCCGGGGTAAGCGGAAGAAGCGTCGGGAGTTCAACTTAGGCTTCGCTTTCCTCCTCGCGCCTCTGATCGTGCTGGCGGGGACGCTGTACTTCCACACCACGGTCAAGGGTAAAATCGGGCGGCTTCAGCAGGACATCCGGCAGGCAAACGCCGACGTCGAGCGCCTGAAGAAAGAGATCGGCGAGGTGGAGAAGTTCAAGGCGCGGAAGGCCGAGCTCCAGAAGAAGGTGGACATCATCTCCAACCTCCAGAAGGACCGGACGGGCCCCGTCCGCTACTTCGAGGCGCTTTCGGCCGCCATCCCGGAGAAATGCTGGATCGACCGGCTGGACCTGCAGGGCGACCGGATCACCGCCGCGGGGGTCGCGCTGAACAACAACACCGTCGCGAACTTCATGACCGCGCTGGCGCAGACGGGGCGGTTCCGGGACGTCGCGCTCGGATCGGCGGACCAGACCACGGTCCAGAACGTGAAGCTCGTGCGGTTCACCCTGACCTTCCAGGCCGTGAAGTGACCCGCCGGCCCGGGCAGAGAGGACGCGAATGGCGCTGAAACCGGACGACCTCGCCAAGATACCGGCAAAGCAGAAGGTGCTCGTGGCGGTGCTCCTCTCCGCCATGATCGTCGCCGGGTACTACTACCTCTACTATCAAGAGGCATCCCGCACGGCCACCACCCTCGAAACCCAGCTGACTTCCCTCCGCGCCAAGATCAAGGAGCAGGAAGTGATCGCCGGGAACCTCCCGTCCTTCCAGGCGGAGGTCCAGCGGCTGGAAGGTCAGCTCGCCCTCCTGCTCGAGCAGCTTCCGAACTCCGCGGAGATCCCTTCCCTGCTGAAGAACATTTCCGATCTGGGAAAGGAGTCCGGGCTGGAATTCCTGAAATTCGCCCCCGGCGGGGAAGTGAAGAAGGATTTCTACGCGGAGATCCCCGTGTCGATCTCCGTCAACGGGGATTATCACAGCTTCGCCCAGTTCGCGGACAAGGTGGCCCATTATCCCCGGATCGTGAACCTTTCGAACATCTCCTTCCAGAACCCGAAGACAGCGAAGACGG
The sequence above is a segment of the Thermodesulfobacteriota bacterium genome. Coding sequences within it:
- a CDS encoding sigma-54 dependent transcriptional regulator; translated protein: MADRILVVDDESSLRDAVGRILAAEGYEVREAGDGREAIRLLEAERFDFILCDLRMPVMGGLDLLREITAKGIPGTVIMMSAFGTVETAVEAMKLGAYDYVSKPFMSDEILLTLRKASERERLRTENEFLRREIEKAARPEEMLYSDAAMEEMVRTAEKVKDYDATVLVTGESGTGKELVARHLHFGGRRRGKPFVAINCGAIPETLLESELFGYRKGAFTEAKKDRAGLIEEADHGTLFLDEIGELPLPLQTKLLRFLQDGEIRRLGDTDTRRVDVRLVVATARDLEAEVAVGRFREDLFYRVNVIRLHVPPLRERPADIPLLSRHFLAHYCGKYGKAAMSLSAEALAALGGHEWRGNVRELKNLMERCSLLGGDREISREGLMAVWKVAGEGARVQETGPAHAIRVLVSPERPDLKGAVRDLERQLIRMALERTGGSRPKAAELLGISHPALLYKAKEYGLQG
- a CDS encoding XRE family transcriptional regulator, with the protein product MSKAELARRARLSVLTIDRVEKGLACRMDTKRKIILSLGLKLSDRDKVFKP
- the pilM gene encoding type IV pilus assembly protein PilM, which produces MGLFGSKEVIGLDIGSSSVKMAHVKGVGVENRLRKFGVFPLPADSIVDGAIMDHAAVVDGIQTAMRELKVREKEVAISLSGHSVIIKKVQLATTTAEELEESIQWEVEQYIPFDIKDVKIDFQVIGPLKDDPTKMDVLLVAAKTDLINDYISVVKEAGLVPRIVDIDSLAAGNAFELTHPVSDEQVPMVVNVGASFMNINVLHAGVPLFTRDVPMGGGMYTSEIQKQIAVSYETAEEYKIGRKDPGERAAKLEEIMKVVSNLLATEAQRSYNFFSATYPDRLVTRVYLTGGAAKSTFLKEILAEKIGVGVEIFDPIQGLAVDEKTVDPAVVSQFNTSATVAVGLALRNLEAHG
- a CDS encoding PilN domain-containing protein, with product MIRVNLIRGKRKKRREFNLGFAFLLAPLIVLAGTLYFHTTVKGKIGRLQQDIRQANADVERLKKEIGEVEKFKARKAELQKKVDIISNLQKDRTGPVRYFEALSAAIPEKCWIDRLDLQGDRITAAGVALNNNTVANFMTALAQTGRFRDVALGSADQTTVQNVKLVRFTLTFQAVK
- a CDS encoding type 4a pilus biogenesis protein PilO, with the protein product MALKPDDLAKIPAKQKVLVAVLLSAMIVAGYYYLYYQEASRTATTLETQLTSLRAKIKEQEVIAGNLPSFQAEVQRLEGQLALLLEQLPNSAEIPSLLKNISDLGKESGLEFLKFAPGGEVKKDFYAEIPVSISVNGDYHSFAQFADKVAHYPRIVNLSNISFQNPKTAKTEGTVLSTVTCSATTYRFIEQAPSAQGAGDKGKAK